In bacterium YEK0313, one genomic interval encodes:
- the besA gene encoding Ferri-bacillibactin esterase BesA, with protein sequence MTAVSGSPALLAPQPAGTGRVTIAASAVLPLAGPSGPYEVLLAWPDTPPPADGYPVLYLLDGNADFGTAVDSMRAQSRQPASTGVGPGVVVGLAYPGEATIDLVRRTRDYTPEVPDGRLGLRPNGEAWPPSGGAQAFRGFLVEVVREAVAACLPIDRRRQALFGHSFGGLFVLDTLLEMPGAFSAYIASSPSLWWGENLLPERLAARARPDPLPRVHVRISAGSLEETPRPGIAERLPAYPLWLRRNRMIANAEAFAARLRTDGFDAGFHLFGGENHGSVVPAALSRALALAFSLDLREPS encoded by the coding sequence GTGACCGCCGTGTCCGGCAGCCCTGCCTTGCTTGCGCCGCAGCCGGCCGGGACCGGCAGGGTCACCATCGCCGCGAGCGCGGTTTTGCCGCTCGCCGGCCCGTCGGGTCCCTATGAAGTGCTGCTCGCCTGGCCCGACACGCCGCCGCCGGCCGACGGCTATCCGGTTCTGTATCTGCTCGACGGCAATGCCGATTTCGGCACGGCCGTCGACAGCATGCGCGCGCAGAGCCGGCAGCCTGCCTCGACCGGTGTCGGGCCCGGTGTCGTCGTCGGCCTCGCCTATCCGGGCGAGGCCACGATCGACCTCGTCCGCCGCACCCGCGACTACACGCCCGAGGTTCCCGACGGCCGGCTCGGCCTTCGGCCGAACGGCGAAGCCTGGCCGCCGAGCGGCGGCGCGCAAGCCTTCCGCGGCTTTCTGGTCGAGGTCGTGCGGGAGGCCGTCGCCGCGTGCCTGCCGATCGACCGCCGGCGCCAGGCCTTGTTCGGCCATTCCTTCGGCGGCCTGTTCGTTCTCGACACGCTCCTGGAAATGCCCGGGGCCTTCAGCGCCTATATCGCCTCCAGCCCGTCACTCTGGTGGGGCGAGAACCTTCTGCCCGAAAGGCTGGCGGCCCGGGCGCGGCCGGATCCACTTCCGCGCGTCCACGTCAGGATCAGCGCCGGCAGCCTCGAGGAGACGCCGCGACCCGGTATCGCCGAGCGCCTGCCCGCCTACCCGCTGTGGCTTCGGCGCAACCGTATGATCGCCAATGCGGAAGCCTTTGCCGCCCGCCTCCGGACGGACGGTTTCGACGCCGGCTTCCACCTGTTCGGCGGCGAGAACCATGGATCGGTCGTGCCGGCGGCCCTCAGCCGGGCCCTCGCCCTCGCCTTCAGCCTCGACCTGCGGGAACCGTCATGA
- the btuF_3 gene encoding Vitamin B12-binding protein precursor, giving the protein MTLPRILALALALILAPAAARAEPVTATDILGRTVSLAAPARRIVLVQGRQVSTLAFLMRDPTSIVAGWGGDFRRQDPAAYALYQKAFPAMSAIPVVGEGTAPTTSLERIIALQPDLVVLSRLVIGARTTTPTSADMIDKLEAAGLKVAVIDFYVRPLVDTVPSLRALGRLTGHGREAEELIAFYERHLARVRERVAGLPRPTLFMLAHADGRDCCSTPGRATFNDMIEAAGGINMGASLVPGVNGQVSIEKVIASNPDVFVATGGLHLAATNGLVLGPGVDARRSRESFERLLAIPGIAAVGAVQRGRAYGFHHLFNDTPLHVVGIEVLAKWLHPERFADIDPQRSFDEMNHRFLTVPVTGTWWLGAPPH; this is encoded by the coding sequence ATGACCCTGCCGCGCATTCTCGCCCTCGCCCTTGCGCTGATCCTGGCCCCCGCAGCGGCGCGGGCCGAGCCGGTGACGGCGACCGACATTCTCGGCCGCACCGTGAGCCTTGCCGCGCCGGCCCGCCGGATCGTGCTCGTCCAGGGCCGCCAGGTCAGCACGCTCGCCTTCCTCATGCGCGACCCGACCAGCATCGTCGCAGGCTGGGGCGGCGACTTCCGCCGCCAGGATCCGGCCGCCTATGCACTCTACCAGAAGGCCTTTCCGGCCATGTCGGCCATCCCGGTCGTCGGCGAGGGCACGGCGCCGACCACCTCGCTCGAACGGATCATCGCGCTGCAGCCGGATCTCGTCGTGCTCAGCCGCCTCGTCATCGGCGCGCGCACGACGACGCCGACCTCGGCCGACATGATCGACAAGCTCGAAGCGGCCGGCCTCAAGGTGGCCGTCATCGACTTCTACGTCCGCCCGCTCGTCGATACCGTGCCGAGCCTCAGGGCCCTCGGCCGGCTGACCGGCCATGGCCGCGAGGCCGAGGAACTGATCGCCTTCTATGAACGGCATCTCGCCCGCGTCAGGGAACGGGTCGCCGGCCTGCCGCGGCCGACGCTGTTCATGCTCGCCCATGCCGACGGCCGCGACTGCTGCTCCACGCCCGGCCGCGCCACCTTCAACGACATGATCGAGGCCGCCGGCGGCATCAATATGGGCGCAAGCCTCGTGCCCGGCGTCAACGGCCAGGTCAGCATCGAAAAGGTCATCGCCAGCAATCCCGACGTCTTCGTCGCGACCGGCGGTCTGCATCTCGCCGCCACCAACGGCCTGGTGCTCGGCCCCGGTGTCGACGCGCGGCGCAGCCGCGAGAGCTTCGAGCGCCTGCTCGCCATTCCCGGCATCGCCGCTGTCGGCGCGGTCCAGCGCGGCCGCGCCTATGGCTTCCACCATCTCTTCAACGACACGCCGCTGCATGTCGTCGGCATCGAGGTCCTGGCCAAGTGGCTGCACCCGGAGCGTTTCGCCGACATCGACCCGCAGCGGAGCTTCGACGAGATGAACCACCGCTTCCTCACCGTGCCGGTGACCGGCACCTGGTGGCTCGGCGCGCCGCCGCATTGA
- the viuB_2 gene encoding Vibriobactin utilization protein ViuB, whose translation MTLTAVANVPVADPRRLMEAVSDHLAEHGTPLPPEPDRRGIAFPFGQVALSVAGAGLELRAEAADLEGLLTARFALTSHLLEFAEGEAPAIVWSGDGSDIVRPPNYREIMVTAVEDVTPHMRRIHFSGEDLARFADIGNMHVRLTFPAPGEAMPVPRLGPNGMPGWPEGAARPVERKYTIRTIDVARGRFAIDFVLHDVPGPGSSFAKTARPGQRIGMAGPGGRGLVAADWHFFIADETGLPAVARMLESLPADARGIAIIEVADAGERQALRHPPGIRIDWRLRAANPPALIDQVRAVTLPAEGSVRVWAAVEFDDFKRLRSHVRDRLGLSGDQQLVVSYWRRGHD comes from the coding sequence ATGACATTGACTGCAGTCGCGAACGTGCCGGTCGCCGATCCGCGCCGGCTGATGGAGGCGGTCTCGGACCACCTTGCCGAACACGGCACGCCGCTGCCGCCGGAACCGGACCGGCGCGGCATCGCCTTCCCGTTCGGCCAGGTCGCGCTCAGCGTTGCCGGGGCCGGGCTGGAACTGCGGGCGGAGGCCGCCGATCTCGAAGGCCTCCTGACCGCCCGTTTCGCCCTGACCAGCCACCTGCTCGAATTCGCCGAGGGCGAAGCCCCCGCCATCGTCTGGTCAGGCGACGGCAGCGACATCGTCCGGCCGCCGAACTACCGCGAGATCATGGTAACGGCGGTCGAGGACGTGACGCCCCACATGCGGCGCATCCATTTCTCCGGCGAGGACCTCGCCCGCTTCGCCGATATCGGCAACATGCATGTGCGGTTGACCTTCCCGGCGCCGGGCGAAGCCATGCCGGTGCCCCGCCTCGGCCCCAACGGCATGCCGGGCTGGCCCGAGGGCGCGGCACGGCCGGTCGAGCGCAAATATACGATCCGGACCATCGACGTCGCGCGCGGCCGCTTTGCCATCGACTTCGTGCTGCACGACGTGCCCGGCCCCGGCAGCAGCTTCGCAAAAACGGCAAGGCCCGGCCAGCGGATCGGCATGGCCGGGCCCGGCGGCCGAGGCCTGGTGGCCGCCGACTGGCACTTCTTCATTGCCGACGAGACCGGCCTGCCGGCAGTCGCGCGCATGCTGGAAAGCCTTCCCGCGGACGCCCGCGGCATCGCCATCATCGAGGTGGCCGATGCCGGCGAGCGGCAGGCCCTGCGGCATCCGCCCGGCATCCGCATCGACTGGCGCCTGCGCGCCGCGAACCCGCCGGCGCTGATCGACCAGGTGCGCGCCGTGACCCTGCCGGCCGAGGGCAGCGTTCGAGTCTGGGCGGCGGTCGAGTTCGACGACTTCAAGCGCCTGCGCAGCCATGTCCGCGACAGGCTGGGGCTTTCGGGCGACCAGCAGCTCGTCGTCAGCTACTGGCGGCGCGGTCACGACTGA
- a CDS encoding putative multidrug-efflux transporter/MT1670 → MDDRPEGWGALLSGRNGIRSIALAGGVALHAVNVFIATTILPSVVADIGGLDYYAWSTTLFVAASIVGAALSARLLPGFGPRGAYGAAALIFGLGSMVCALAPAMPALLAGRIVQGLGGGLLFALSYAMIRIVFAPSLWPRGMALVSGMWGVATLIGPAVGGIFAELGAWRLAFWSVVPVTALFGLMAVVVLPRREAAGAAPPGLPLLQLALLTLAILAISLGSIRPGLAWTAAGLIAAFLLLGLIAAVERRAGSRLLPRGAFSLATPLGLAFASITLLTVAVTGAEVFVPLFLQVLHGQPPLAAGYLAAAMAGGWTTGSIASSGIAPRAVARAMIAAPMVTFTGMALLALLMPLGAGGWPFTVCLVLGLALAGLGVGYGWPHLLTRVLKVAPAAEQDLASASITTVQLFASALGAALAGMIVNLAGLTSPGGVAGTASAAFWLFAVLALAPLAAVLVALRSARLAPAGVGLVARPADR, encoded by the coding sequence ATGGATGACCGGCCCGAAGGCTGGGGAGCGCTGCTCTCCGGCCGCAATGGAATTCGCTCCATCGCGCTGGCCGGCGGGGTCGCGCTGCATGCGGTCAACGTGTTCATTGCCACGACCATCCTGCCGTCGGTGGTCGCCGACATCGGCGGGCTCGACTACTACGCCTGGAGCACCACCCTCTTCGTTGCCGCCTCGATCGTCGGCGCGGCCCTGTCGGCGCGGCTGCTGCCGGGGTTCGGACCGCGCGGCGCCTATGGCGCCGCCGCGCTCATTTTCGGCCTCGGCAGCATGGTCTGCGCGCTCGCCCCGGCCATGCCGGCCCTGCTCGCCGGCCGCATCGTCCAGGGGCTCGGCGGCGGCCTTCTGTTCGCGCTGTCCTACGCCATGATCCGCATCGTCTTCGCGCCGTCGCTCTGGCCGCGCGGCATGGCGCTGGTCTCCGGCATGTGGGGCGTGGCGACGCTGATCGGCCCGGCGGTCGGCGGTATCTTCGCCGAACTCGGCGCATGGCGCCTGGCCTTCTGGTCGGTCGTTCCGGTCACCGCGCTGTTCGGCCTTATGGCCGTCGTCGTCCTGCCGAGGCGGGAGGCGGCCGGTGCTGCTCCGCCCGGCCTGCCGCTGCTCCAACTGGCGCTGCTGACCCTCGCGATCCTCGCCATCTCGCTCGGCAGCATCCGTCCGGGCCTTGCCTGGACCGCGGCAGGCCTGATCGCCGCGTTCCTGCTGCTCGGTCTGATCGCGGCCGTCGAGCGGCGCGCCGGCAGCCGGCTGCTGCCGCGGGGCGCCTTCAGTCTCGCGACGCCGCTCGGCCTTGCCTTCGCCTCGATCACGCTGCTCACCGTCGCGGTGACCGGTGCGGAGGTCTTCGTGCCGCTGTTCCTACAGGTGCTGCACGGCCAGCCGCCGCTGGCGGCGGGCTATCTCGCCGCCGCCATGGCCGGCGGCTGGACGACCGGATCGATCGCCAGCTCCGGCATTGCGCCGCGCGCCGTCGCACGCGCCATGATCGCCGCGCCGATGGTCACTTTCACGGGCATGGCACTATTGGCCCTGCTCATGCCGCTGGGCGCCGGCGGCTGGCCGTTCACCGTCTGCCTCGTGCTGGGGCTCGCCCTTGCCGGCCTCGGGGTCGGCTATGGCTGGCCGCATCTCCTGACCCGCGTCCTGAAAGTGGCGCCGGCCGCCGAGCAGGATCTGGCCTCGGCCTCGATCACGACGGTTCAGCTCTTTGCGTCGGCGCTTGGCGCGGCGCTGGCCGGCATGATCGTCAATCTGGCTGGCCTGACCAGCCCTGGCGGCGTCGCCGGCACCGCCTCGGCCGCCTTCTGGCTGTTCGCGGTTCTCGCGCTGGCGCCGTTGGCCGCCGTTCTGGTGGCGCTGCGCAGCGCCCGGCTCGCGCCGGCGGGCGTGGGCCTCGTCGCGCGCCCGGCGGACCGGTGA
- the mdeA_3 gene encoding Methionine gamma-lyase, whose protein sequence is MSERSFKPETLALHAGWRADEATGSVAVPIYQTTSYQFRDTEHAANLFALKELGNIYTRIGNPTTDVLEKRVAALEGGVAALALASGQAASAVAIQNLARVGDNIVASTDLYGGTWNLFANTLKDQGIEVRFVDPADPQAFARATDERTRAYYAETLPNPKLTVFPIAEVAAIGRPLGIPLIVDNTAAPLLARPLDHGAAIVVYSSTKYLGGHGTAIGGLIVDGGNFDWAHVPARQPALNTPDPSYHGAVWVEATRPLGPVAYIIKARTTLLRDLGAALSPFNAFLTLQGIETLALRIERHAANAETVANWLARRPEVAKVIHPSQQQGVARERAERYLKGGYGGLVGFELAAGREAGRRFIDALELLYHVANIGDARSLAIHPATTTHSQLAPEEQLASGVSDSYVRLSIGIEHIDDILADLDRGLAAAGERAKAA, encoded by the coding sequence ATGTCGGAGCGTTCCTTCAAGCCCGAAACCCTGGCCCTGCACGCCGGCTGGCGCGCCGACGAGGCCACCGGCTCGGTCGCCGTGCCGATCTATCAGACGACCTCCTATCAGTTCCGCGACACCGAGCATGCCGCGAACCTCTTCGCCCTGAAGGAGCTCGGCAACATCTATACCCGCATCGGCAATCCCACGACCGACGTGCTGGAAAAGCGCGTGGCCGCCCTCGAAGGCGGCGTCGCCGCGCTGGCGCTCGCTTCCGGCCAGGCGGCCTCCGCCGTGGCGATCCAGAATCTCGCCCGGGTCGGCGACAATATCGTCGCCTCGACCGATCTCTACGGCGGCACCTGGAACCTGTTCGCCAACACCTTGAAGGACCAGGGCATCGAGGTGCGCTTCGTCGACCCGGCCGACCCGCAGGCTTTCGCCCGCGCGACCGACGAGCGCACCCGCGCCTACTATGCCGAGACGCTGCCCAACCCGAAGCTGACGGTGTTCCCGATCGCCGAGGTCGCCGCCATCGGCCGCCCGCTCGGCATCCCGCTGATCGTCGACAATACGGCCGCGCCCCTGCTTGCCCGTCCGCTCGATCACGGCGCCGCCATCGTCGTCTATTCCAGCACCAAATATCTCGGCGGCCACGGCACCGCGATCGGCGGCCTGATCGTCGACGGCGGCAATTTCGACTGGGCCCACGTGCCGGCCCGCCAGCCGGCGCTGAACACGCCCGATCCGAGCTATCACGGCGCGGTCTGGGTCGAAGCGACCAGGCCGCTCGGGCCGGTCGCCTATATCATCAAGGCGCGCACCACCCTGCTGCGCGATCTCGGCGCGGCGCTCTCGCCGTTCAACGCCTTCCTCACCTTGCAGGGCATCGAGACCCTGGCGCTGCGGATCGAGCGCCACGCCGCCAATGCCGAGACGGTGGCGAACTGGCTCGCCCGGCGGCCTGAGGTCGCCAAGGTCATCCATCCCTCCCAGCAGCAGGGCGTCGCTCGCGAGCGCGCCGAGCGCTATCTCAAGGGCGGCTATGGCGGCCTCGTCGGCTTCGAGCTGGCCGCCGGCCGCGAGGCCGGGCGGCGCTTCATCGATGCGCTGGAACTGCTCTATCACGTCGCCAATATCGGCGATGCGCGGTCGCTGGCGATCCACCCGGCCACCACCACCCATTCCCAGCTCGCGCCCGAGGAGCAGCTCGCCTCCGGCGTGTCCGACAGCTATGTGCGGCTGTCGATCGGCATCGAGCATATCGACGACATCCTGGCCGACCTCGACCGTGGCCTCGCCGCGGCGGGCGAGCGCGCGAAAGCCGCCTGA
- the azoB gene encoding NAD(P)H azoreductase — protein sequence MPVPRPTILVTGGTGRLGRLIVAELIGQGAAVRVLTARPTEARALLGADIDLAEGRFEDADALAAGLAGIETLLLLSPVSDTLASGQTAAVAAAERAGIRRIVKISGSTWTIDPPGATHSGDAHAAVEARLLASPIETVALRPNAWMQTSLGPALVRAAATGTLALPHGDTPVAFIDARDIAAVAVKQLLAEAVAPGPLILTGPRAVNGSDLAGLVAQASGRPVRWARLAWADQEAQLAAAGVPQAHRANIRRFAVLMADGAAAPVTATVAQILGRPARDVAAFVAETLAAVG from the coding sequence ATGCCCGTGCCGCGACCGACCATTCTCGTCACCGGCGGCACCGGCCGCCTCGGCCGGCTGATCGTCGCGGAACTGATCGGGCAGGGGGCGGCGGTGCGCGTGCTCACCGCCCGGCCCACCGAGGCGCGCGCCCTGCTCGGCGCCGATATCGACCTTGCCGAAGGGCGTTTCGAGGATGCCGACGCTCTTGCCGCGGGCCTTGCGGGCATCGAGACGCTGCTACTGCTGTCGCCAGTCAGCGACACGCTCGCCAGCGGCCAGACGGCGGCCGTCGCCGCGGCCGAACGCGCCGGCATCCGGCGCATCGTCAAGATTTCCGGCTCGACCTGGACGATCGACCCGCCCGGCGCGACTCATTCCGGCGACGCCCATGCGGCGGTCGAGGCGCGCCTCCTCGCCTCGCCAATTGAGACCGTGGCGCTCAGGCCGAACGCCTGGATGCAGACCTCGCTCGGGCCGGCGCTCGTCCGCGCGGCTGCGACCGGCACGCTCGCCCTGCCCCACGGCGACACGCCGGTCGCCTTCATCGATGCGCGCGACATCGCCGCCGTGGCGGTAAAGCAGCTCCTCGCCGAGGCGGTCGCACCCGGCCCCCTCATCCTGACCGGCCCGCGCGCCGTGAACGGCAGCGACCTCGCCGGCCTCGTCGCGCAGGCCTCGGGCCGGCCCGTGCGATGGGCAAGGCTCGCCTGGGCCGATCAGGAGGCGCAGCTTGCCGCCGCCGGCGTGCCGCAGGCCCACCGGGCCAATATCCGGCGCTTCGCAGTGCTGATGGCGGATGGCGCCGCCGCGCCCGTGACCGCGACGGTCGCGCAGATCCTCGGCCGGCCGGCCCGCGATGTCGCAGCCTTCGTGGCGGAAACGCTGGCGGCGGTCGGCTGA
- the zraS_1 gene encoding Sensor protein ZraS: MPQGARGGMERLPALRSYQSWIANETLEDYSLRYAARGFRRWSPFVIANTALGGIAFLALEAIGGAITLSYGFANAFPAILVVCLFVFVTNLPVAYYSSRYNIDMDLLTRGAGFGYIGSTITSLIYATFTFIFFALEGAIMAQALNLYADIPLVVGYVVSSLVIIPITFMGVTMISRLQMLTQPVWIAMLLAPFIYIAVGHPDVFRQWVAFRGSDDGGGGFDALAFGSAVGVLSALAIQIGEQVDYLRFLPEKTRENRLRWWAAVIAAGPGWIIVGGFKILCGSLLAVLAVGAGLPRATALEPIHMYIKAYEFVSADPRVVLALAAIFVLVSQVKINVTNAYAGSLAWSNFFARVTHYHPGRVVWLVFNILISLLLMLLGIFQTLELVLAVYSIIATAWIGAIFADLAILKPLKVSPGFIEFKRAHLYNFNPVGCGAMLIASTCGLVCFAGPLGPLAQAYAAPLSFAIAVAGATVIGILTKGRYYLARPPSAVGGGTAGSLRCEICAHDYERPDMAYCSFYERPICSLCCSLEAHCHDACKTSPTALATSRSRYLGRSFTAKIAPDMAQRLMKVIGVMVALAVVTAAVFLITYRLIEPRLDGPHLDNGALLLRVFLAVLPLLCIGAWWIVLSHESRELAERDLVTSLERLGATQEELARNERLAAIGQITATVSHELRNPLGTLVTSADILRRSLKTIGEPAAGELARLQRNAWRCVRIIDDLLDFSRKQPLVLAPIAIDQWVAQQVADQEALKAVDVRLDLSADTHVPADGERLRQAFVNVLVNAAQACENRPAGAAAITVSTRQDGDDVVLAVADNGVGMTPDVVQRVFEPLFSTKAFGVGLGMPLVKRIVEQHGGTIAIETAEGRGTTVSLRLPRRPARAG, encoded by the coding sequence ATGCCTCAGGGCGCGCGCGGCGGCATGGAGCGGCTTCCGGCCCTGCGTTCCTACCAGTCCTGGATCGCCAACGAGACGCTCGAGGACTACTCGCTGCGTTATGCCGCACGTGGCTTCCGCCGTTGGTCCCCCTTCGTCATCGCCAATACTGCCCTCGGCGGTATCGCCTTCCTGGCGCTGGAAGCCATCGGTGGCGCGATCACGCTCAGCTACGGCTTCGCCAACGCCTTTCCGGCCATCCTCGTCGTCTGCCTGTTCGTCTTCGTGACCAACCTGCCGGTTGCCTACTATTCCAGCCGCTACAATATCGACATGGACCTGCTCACCCGCGGGGCCGGCTTCGGCTATATCGGCTCGACCATCACGTCGCTGATCTACGCCACCTTCACCTTCATCTTCTTCGCCCTCGAAGGGGCCATCATGGCCCAGGCGCTGAACCTCTATGCCGACATCCCTCTCGTCGTTGGCTATGTCGTCTCATCGCTCGTCATCATCCCCATCACCTTCATGGGGGTGACGATGATCTCCCGCCTGCAGATGCTGACCCAGCCGGTCTGGATCGCCATGCTGCTGGCACCGTTCATCTACATCGCCGTCGGCCATCCCGACGTGTTCCGGCAATGGGTCGCCTTCCGCGGCAGCGACGACGGCGGCGGCGGCTTCGACGCGCTCGCCTTCGGCTCCGCGGTCGGCGTGCTCTCGGCACTGGCCATCCAGATCGGCGAGCAGGTCGACTATCTGCGCTTCCTGCCCGAGAAGACTCGCGAGAACCGCCTGCGCTGGTGGGCGGCGGTGATCGCCGCCGGCCCCGGCTGGATCATCGTCGGCGGCTTCAAGATCCTGTGCGGCAGCCTGCTGGCGGTGCTCGCGGTCGGCGCCGGCCTGCCGCGCGCGACCGCGCTCGAACCCATTCACATGTATATCAAGGCCTATGAGTTCGTCAGCGCCGATCCGCGCGTGGTGCTGGCACTCGCGGCGATCTTCGTGCTGGTCTCCCAGGTCAAGATCAACGTCACCAACGCCTATGCCGGCTCGCTCGCCTGGTCGAACTTCTTCGCCCGGGTGACCCACTATCATCCCGGCCGCGTCGTCTGGCTGGTGTTCAACATCCTGATCTCGCTGCTCCTGATGCTGCTTGGCATCTTCCAGACGCTGGAGCTGGTGCTGGCGGTCTATTCGATCATCGCCACCGCCTGGATCGGCGCCATCTTCGCCGATCTCGCCATCCTGAAGCCGCTGAAGGTCAGCCCGGGCTTCATCGAGTTCAAGCGCGCCCATCTCTACAACTTCAATCCGGTCGGCTGCGGCGCCATGCTGATCGCCTCGACCTGCGGGCTCGTCTGTTTCGCGGGCCCGCTCGGCCCGCTGGCGCAGGCCTATGCCGCGCCGCTCTCCTTCGCCATCGCGGTCGCCGGCGCCACCGTGATCGGCATCCTGACGAAGGGCCGCTACTATCTCGCCCGCCCGCCGAGCGCGGTCGGCGGCGGCACTGCGGGAAGTCTCCGCTGCGAGATCTGCGCCCATGACTATGAGCGGCCCGACATGGCCTATTGCTCGTTCTACGAGCGGCCGATCTGCTCGCTCTGCTGCAGTCTGGAGGCGCATTGCCACGACGCCTGCAAGACCTCGCCCACCGCGCTCGCCACCTCGCGCTCGCGCTATCTCGGCCGCTCGTTCACCGCCAAGATCGCGCCCGACATGGCGCAGCGGCTGATGAAGGTCATCGGCGTCATGGTGGCGCTCGCGGTCGTCACTGCCGCTGTCTTCCTCATCACCTATCGCCTGATCGAGCCGCGCCTCGACGGCCCGCATCTCGATAACGGCGCGCTGCTGCTGCGCGTCTTCCTTGCCGTGCTGCCGCTCCTGTGCATCGGTGCCTGGTGGATCGTGCTCTCGCATGAAAGCCGCGAGCTTGCCGAACGCGACCTGGTCACCTCGCTGGAACGGCTCGGCGCGACGCAGGAGGAGCTCGCCCGCAACGAGCGCCTCGCCGCGATCGGCCAGATCACCGCCACCGTCAGCCACGAATTGCGCAATCCGCTCGGCACGCTGGTGACCTCCGCCGACATTCTGCGCCGCTCGCTGAAGACGATCGGCGAGCCGGCCGCCGGCGAGTTGGCCCGTCTGCAGCGCAATGCCTGGCGCTGCGTGCGCATCATCGACGATCTCCTCGACTTCTCGCGCAAGCAGCCGCTGGTCCTGGCGCCGATCGCCATCGACCAGTGGGTGGCCCAGCAGGTCGCCGACCAGGAGGCGCTGAAGGCGGTCGATGTCAGGCTCGACCTGTCGGCCGATACCCACGTGCCGGCGGACGGCGAAAGGCTGCGCCAGGCCTTCGTCAATGTGCTCGTCAACGCCGCCCAGGCCTGCGAGAACCGGCCGGCCGGCGCTGCCGCCATCACCGTCTCCACGCGCCAGGACGGCGACGACGTCGTCCTCGCCGTGGCCGACAACGGTGTCGGCATGACGCCCGACGTGGTTCAGCGCGTGTTCGAGCCGCTGTTCAGCACCAAGGCCTTCGGCGTCGGCCTCGGCATGCCGCTGGTCAAGCGCATTGTCGAGCAGCATGGTGGTACGATAGCGATCGAGACCGCCGAAGGCCGCGGCACCACCGTGTCGCTGCGCCTGCCGCGTCGCCCCGCGAGAGCCGGATGA
- a CDS encoding Blue-light-activated protein, producing the protein MSREPDPIFAGSAAMPAPPRRAVLVIDDDVDFAASLAGLIQLDGYEVAIAHDAEAALAGLARHQPAVALVDVRLGRGDGIELVRRLRRQDPDLVCVTVTAYASIDTAVKALQAGAYDYLCKPFHSEDLLATLGRCFERIALYAQNRRAAERLEQIQRMEAIGQLTSGVAHDFNNVLAVLYGNLRLLEEKVVAEPALAELVADALDAARAGTEMTERLLAFGRVQADNSAVTDLRQHLPPLMRMLRRTLGDPIAVSLSVDADLAPVDINRTQFETSLINLAINARDAMPDGGNLTFDVRNLAVSASEVLAPPDLMPGRYVRVAVTDTGHGMAPAVRRRALEPFFTTKAPGHGSGLGLAMVDSFVRLSGGRLDIDSAPGSGTTVSLYLPPAATGVTEASGGANM; encoded by the coding sequence ATGAGCCGAGAACCCGACCCGATCTTCGCAGGCTCCGCCGCCATGCCGGCCCCGCCCCGGCGCGCCGTGCTGGTGATCGACGACGATGTCGATTTCGCCGCGAGCCTTGCCGGCCTGATCCAGCTCGACGGCTACGAGGTGGCGATCGCCCACGATGCCGAGGCGGCTCTCGCCGGCCTTGCCCGGCATCAGCCGGCGGTGGCGCTGGTCGATGTCCGGCTCGGTCGCGGCGACGGCATCGAGCTGGTGCGCCGCCTGCGCCGGCAGGATCCAGACCTGGTCTGCGTGACGGTCACCGCCTATGCCTCCATCGATACCGCGGTCAAAGCCCTGCAGGCCGGCGCCTACGACTATCTCTGCAAGCCGTTCCACAGCGAGGATCTGCTGGCGACGCTGGGCCGCTGCTTCGAGCGCATCGCTCTCTATGCCCAGAACCGCCGGGCGGCGGAGCGGCTCGAGCAGATCCAGCGCATGGAGGCGATCGGCCAGCTCACCAGCGGCGTCGCCCATGACTTCAACAATGTGCTCGCCGTGCTCTACGGCAATCTGCGCCTTCTGGAGGAGAAGGTCGTGGCCGAGCCGGCGCTCGCCGAACTCGTCGCCGACGCGCTCGACGCGGCGCGCGCCGGCACCGAGATGACCGAAAGGCTGCTCGCCTTCGGCCGGGTGCAGGCGGACAACAGCGCGGTGACGGATCTGCGCCAGCACCTGCCGCCGCTGATGCGCATGCTGCGCCGGACGCTCGGCGACCCGATCGCCGTCTCGCTCAGCGTCGATGCCGACCTCGCCCCGGTCGACATCAACCGCACCCAGTTCGAGACCAGCCTCATCAATCTCGCGATCAATGCGCGCGACGCCATGCCCGATGGCGGCAACCTCACCTTCGACGTCCGCAACCTCGCGGTCTCGGCCTCCGAGGTGCTCGCGCCGCCCGATCTCATGCCCGGGCGCTATGTCCGCGTCGCCGTCACCGATACTGGCCATGGCATGGCGCCGGCGGTGCGCCGGCGCGCCCTGGAGCCGTTCTTCACCACCAAGGCGCCGGGCCATGGCAGCGGCCTCGGCCTTGCCATGGTCGACAGTTTCGTGCGCCTGTCGGGCGGCCGCCTCGACATCGACAGCGCGCCCGGCTCGGGCACCACGGTCAGCCTCTACCTGCCGCCGGCGGCGACCGGCGTGACCGAAGCTTCCGGCGGCGCAAACATGTAG